A window of the Apodemus sylvaticus chromosome 15, mApoSyl1.1, whole genome shotgun sequence genome harbors these coding sequences:
- the LOC127665998 gene encoding keratin-associated protein 19-4-like, with translation MCYGNYFGGLGYGYGGLGYGYGGLGYGYGGLGYGYGGLGYGYGGLGYGYGCGCGSRYAYSTYRPCCYGRLSGFY, from the coding sequence ATGTGCTACGGAAACTACTTTGGTGGCCTGGGCTACGGTTATGGTGGCCTGGGCTATGGCTATGGTGGCCTGGGCTATGGCTATGGTGGCCTGGGCTACGGCTATGGCGGCCTGGGCTATGGCTACGGTGGTCTGGGCTACGGCTATGGTTGTGGCTGTGGCTCTCGATATGCATACAGCACCTACCGCCCATGCTGCTATGGAAGACTTTCTGGATTCTACTAA